In the Carassius gibelio isolate Cgi1373 ecotype wild population from Czech Republic chromosome A2, carGib1.2-hapl.c, whole genome shotgun sequence genome, one interval contains:
- the fam49ba gene encoding CYFIP-related Rac1 interactor B translates to MGNLIKVLTRDIDNNGGNFFLDFENAKPTEAEKRVWEEVNEVLTESESVLQDLQSYSGAGEAIRQAIQHPNDEHVQESAWAAVVPLVGKLKKFYEFSLKLEDSLQGLLEFLTSSRCSPTQHLEQEQALARQFAQILHFTLRFDELKMTNPAIQNDFSYYRRTLSRMRIINQTAEEHNEVDNELANRMSLFYANATPMLKTLSDATTKFVSKHAELPVENTTDCLSTMASVCKVMLETPEYRTRFASDDTVLFCLRVMVGVIILYDYVHPAGAFVKSSKIDMKGCIKVLRYQPPNSVEGLLNALRYTTKHLNDETTSKQIKNMLQA, encoded by the exons ATGGGGAATCTGATTAAGGTTCTCACACGAGACATTGACAACAACGGAGGGAACTTTTTTCTGGACTTTGAAA ATGCCAAGCCCACAGAAGCTGAGAAGAGAGTATGGGAGGAGGTCAATGAGGTGCTGACAGAGTCAGAGAGTGTGTTACAGGACCTGCAGTCATATAGTGGAGCAGGTGAAGCCATCAGACAG GCCATACAGCATCCCAATGATGAGCATGTGCAAGAGAGTGCGTGGGCCGCTGTGGTACCCCTGGTTGGCAAACTGAAGAAGTTTTATGAGTTCTCTCTAAAACTGG AAGACTCTCTGCAGGGCCTGTTGGAGTTTCTCACCAGCTCGCGCTGCAGCCCAACTCAACATCTGGAGCAGGAGCAGGCGCTGGCACGGCAGTTCGCTCAGATTTTGCATTTCACGCTGCGCTTCGATGAGCTGAAG ATGACCAACCCAGCCATCCAGAATGACTTCAGCTACTACAGAAGGACCCTGAGCCGCATGCGTATTATCAACCAAACA GCAGAAGAGCATAATGAGGTTGACAACGAGCTGGCCAATCGCATGTCTCTCTTCTACGCCAATGCCACGCCCATGCTGAAAACGTTAAGCGATGCCACGACTAAATTTGTATCAAAG CATGCAGAATTGCCCGTAGAGAACACAACAGATTGTCTGAGCACGATGGCAAGTGTGTGTAAAGTCATGTTAGAGACACC GGAGTACCGCACTCGATTTGCCAGTGATGACACAGTGTTATTCTGTCTGCGTGTGATGGTGGGGGTGATCATCTTATACGACTATGTCCATCCAGCTGGAGCTTTCGTAAAATCCTCCAAAATCGAT ATGAAAGGATGCATTAAGGTTCTGCGATATCAGCCGCCCAACAGTGTGGAGGGGCTTCTCAATGCCCTCAG GTACACAACAAAACATTTGAACGATGAGACTACCTCCAAGCAAATCAAAAACATGTTGCAAGCTTGA